The Chryseobacterium glaciei DNA window AACCTGAAAGCAAAAGTTCCATCCGGAAAGAGTGTAATTAAAGTTAGCATTAATGGTGTTTCACATGCTATTCCAATTAGAGATTCTTCTTATAACACCTATTGTGTGGGAGACTTTAATGTTCTTCCAGGATATGTGAAAGTGGATCTTCAAGGTTTAAAAAAGACAGGAGATTATTTTGCGGATGTTTCTCATATTATATTTGAAAGTCCATCATCCGAGGGAGATTATATTTTTTGTAATGATCCTAACTTTTACTATTGGGGAAGAAGAGGGCCGTCTTGCCATTTGAAGTACACAAATCCCACCACCAAAGATGTTCTGTATTTTTATAATGAAATCACTATTTCGAAAGGAGAAGACAAAATAGGCTCTTATTTTATGGCTAATGGTTTCCAGAATGGATATTTTGGAATTCAGGTAAATTCTGAGACTGAAAGAAGAATTTTATTTTCTGTCTGGAGCCCTTTTTCTACTGATAATCCAAAGGATATTCCCGAAGATCATAAAATCAAGCTTAATTGTAAAGGCAAAAACGTAATCACCGGAGAATTTGGAAATGAAGGATCTGGAGGTCAAAGTTACCTGCAATACAATTGGAAAGCCGGTGTAACGTACAAATTCCTTTTAAAAGGAGAGCCTGACGGCACAAGAAATACCAATTATACAGCTTGGTTTTTTGCTCCTGAAACCAATTCATGGGCGTTAATTGCAAGCTGGAAAAGACCTTACACAAAA harbors:
- a CDS encoding DUF3472 domain-containing protein, whose product is MKTKLLTSAYVIFLCLKFSMVMATNIQNHHRYSSEVPLAGNAFITTSTKGSTEMITKNGLGNWTSANSVISTYFKVNQGGILHLNLKAKVPSGKSVIKVSINGVSHAIPIRDSSYNTYCVGDFNVLPGYVKVDLQGLKKTGDYFADVSHIIFESPSSEGDYIFCNDPNFYYWGRRGPSCHLKYTNPTTKDVLYFYNEITISKGEDKIGSYFMANGFQNGYFGIQVNSETERRILFSVWSPFSTDNPKDIPEDHKIKLNCKGKNVITGEFGNEGSGGQSYLQYNWKAGVTYKFLLKGEPDGTRNTNYTAWFFAPETNSWALIASWKRPYTKAYLDNLHSFVENFIPDNGYQGRKAEFGNQWVKKTDGQWLPISQAKFTADATYKARQRVDATGGTINNTFYLKNGAFTNDVTLMNSVLNVSPPTRNPDINLIDLGSCNVSAN